A region from the Cytophagia bacterium CHB2 genome encodes:
- a CDS encoding flippase yields the protein MELAARLRWNSIFLLLSSGIRLLTNALLFLGLARFYGPEAFGQFTIAHTLATLFLLVADFGLDLLFTTEVARQRPHIDALFRSFAVVKLFFAGLAVTGMWLLPEFHEFSDTTRWLIYIFSFSTACNALTNFIFALFKGLEQFRYETRVSFVENLVLLLGLVVLGVLHAPLWLFAAMFAGTRFLGLLIAAALAVRFVRPRALSGLRLAECRDVMHKGWVFGAHLLFEACYYQLDTVLLALWKGDYVVGIYQAGMKLMALALTLPDILIGAVIPALSYFHGKDEARWQQLGKLLNKTLFFLALPLALIFFVYPEPVMSLIYGAENFAPAVPIMRVTALIILIRLVLAAYGIMLTTSGRHRVRMITVALATFLALGLHAYAIPRYGAYGAAWVSVAVNFFVAVIFAFSCRAFFLKWTLEKHYLLPGLLFAILGFMLWRFAELHAWYGIALVGIFSLLIIYFAGYSKNERKKMLFDLSRDGLRAGLKGER from the coding sequence ATGGAATTAGCCGCACGCCTTCGCTGGAATTCGATCTTTCTGTTACTGTCCTCGGGCATACGGCTTTTGACCAACGCATTGCTGTTTCTCGGTCTCGCGCGCTTTTACGGCCCCGAAGCGTTCGGGCAATTCACCATTGCGCACACGCTGGCAACGCTGTTTTTACTCGTGGCCGATTTCGGCCTCGATTTGTTGTTTACCACCGAGGTTGCCCGGCAACGCCCGCACATCGACGCGTTGTTTCGCAGCTTTGCTGTGGTGAAACTTTTTTTTGCCGGGCTCGCTGTCACCGGTATGTGGTTGTTGCCCGAGTTTCACGAGTTCAGTGACACGACGCGCTGGCTGATTTACATTTTCAGCTTCAGCACGGCCTGCAATGCCCTGACGAATTTTATCTTTGCGCTGTTCAAGGGGCTTGAACAATTTCGATATGAGACCCGCGTCTCTTTCGTCGAGAATCTCGTTTTATTATTGGGATTAGTTGTACTTGGCGTGCTGCACGCGCCACTTTGGCTGTTTGCTGCGATGTTTGCGGGCACCCGGTTCTTAGGATTGCTTATCGCCGCAGCCCTGGCCGTGCGTTTCGTCCGGCCGCGCGCCCTGAGCGGTCTCCGTCTGGCGGAATGCCGCGATGTAATGCACAAAGGCTGGGTCTTCGGCGCGCATTTGCTGTTCGAAGCCTGTTATTACCAGCTCGACACTGTCCTGCTCGCGTTGTGGAAGGGCGATTATGTCGTCGGCATTTACCAGGCCGGCATGAAATTGATGGCCCTGGCTTTGACATTGCCCGACATCCTCATTGGCGCCGTTATACCCGCGCTCTCGTATTTTCACGGAAAGGACGAGGCGCGCTGGCAGCAGTTGGGAAAACTTCTCAACAAAACGCTTTTTTTTCTGGCGCTGCCATTGGCGCTGATTTTTTTCGTTTATCCCGAGCCGGTAATGAGTTTGATTTACGGCGCAGAGAATTTTGCCCCGGCCGTTCCCATCATGCGCGTAACCGCGCTGATCATTCTCATCCGCTTGGTGCTTGCGGCTTACGGCATCATGCTGACCACCTCGGGGCGGCATCGCGTGCGCATGATCACCGTGGCGCTGGCGACTTTTCTCGCTCTCGGTTTGCATGCTTATGCCATTCCGCGCTATGGCGCCTATGGCGCTGCCTGGGTATCCGTCGCCGTGAATTTTTTTGTGGCGGTAATTTTTGCTTTTTCCTGTCGCGCGTTCTTTCTAAAATGGACGCTGGAAAAACATTACCTCTTGCCGGGACTGCTGTTCGCAATTCTGGGTTTCATGCTCTGGCGCTTCGCGGAATTGCATGCGTGGTATGGTATTGCCCTGGTCGGAATTTTTAGCCTCTTGATCATCTACTTTGCCGGATACTCAAAAAACGAGCGGAAAAAAATGCTTTTTGATCTCTCACGTGATGGCTTGCGTGCGGGATTGAAGGGCGAAAGGTAA
- a CDS encoding class I SAM-dependent methyltransferase, with amino-acid sequence MLKSAQKFLLHFDTRRRFFRRLHGAQRVLDLGCGDGKNCLELRETAAHLEFYGIDLLDPKMVPGFIQYQQADLNTANLPYPDGFFDAILFVHVIEHLENPMRLGSEIHRVLKPGGKIYVETPNWISMFMPSFGFKRDQGYPFNFFDDRTHRKPWSKHGLYEFLRQDCKLNAVKAGTRRNWLKFFLDPVIMFFALLRGNRPYLVSSFWNVTGWCIYAIGIKG; translated from the coding sequence ATGCTGAAAAGTGCACAAAAATTTTTGCTTCACTTTGATACGCGGCGACGATTCTTTCGCCGCTTGCATGGCGCGCAGCGCGTTCTCGATCTGGGATGCGGCGACGGCAAGAATTGCCTGGAATTGCGCGAAACCGCGGCGCATCTTGAATTTTACGGGATCGATCTGCTCGATCCGAAAATGGTTCCCGGCTTCATTCAGTATCAGCAAGCCGATCTGAACACTGCGAACTTGCCGTATCCCGACGGATTTTTTGACGCGATTTTGTTCGTGCACGTCATCGAGCATCTTGAAAATCCCATGCGCCTCGGCAGCGAGATTCATCGCGTGCTCAAACCGGGCGGCAAAATCTACGTCGAAACGCCCAACTGGATCAGCATGTTCATGCCCTCGTTCGGTTTCAAGCGCGACCAGGGTTATCCGTTCAATTTTTTTGACGATCGCACGCATCGCAAACCCTGGAGCAAACACGGCCTTTATGAATTCCTGCGCCAGGATTGCAAGCTGAATGCGGTGAAAGCCGGCACGCGCCGGAATTGGCTGAAGTTCTTTCTCGATCCCGTCATCATGTTCTTCGCCCTGCTGCGCGGCAATCGTCCTTATCTGGTTTCATCATTTTGGAATGTCACGGGGTGGTGTATTTATGCGATCGGTATCAAGGGATAA
- a CDS encoding glycosyltransferase family 2 protein, translating into MPNPRVCIILLNYNRCQDTIECLNSLKQCVYDSYHILVVDNASTDQSAKKLRREFPGLEIVSTGRNLGYTGGINFGIRHALQSPFEYILILNNDTLVTPDFLNHLVAAMEQHPNAAAAGGTIYCEHDRTKIWYGGGRLVPWRGLAVHDHRGVNVSPASLGGVRNVSFITGCLILLRVSLLEKIGWEDERFFMYLDDIELCARILSKGYDLLYIPQAIIYHKVLGEEEIAFKVYYGARNRLLLIGIVFKGLPGVIAKTYFLTVITGKLIFWRFANPAFFKAAAFGLQDFFAGRFYEGRGPSEFLKQNRHE; encoded by the coding sequence ATGCCCAACCCGCGCGTCTGCATCATTTTACTAAACTATAACCGCTGTCAAGACACGATTGAGTGCCTCAACAGCTTGAAGCAATGTGTCTATGATTCATATCACATACTTGTCGTTGACAATGCTTCCACCGATCAATCAGCCAAGAAGCTGCGCCGGGAATTTCCCGGTCTCGAAATCGTTTCGACCGGCCGGAATTTGGGCTATACCGGCGGGATCAATTTCGGCATTCGCCATGCTCTGCAATCGCCGTTCGAGTACATTCTCATTCTGAACAACGACACGCTGGTAACGCCGGATTTTCTGAATCATCTGGTGGCGGCCATGGAACAACATCCCAACGCCGCTGCCGCGGGCGGCACGATTTATTGTGAGCACGATCGCACAAAAATCTGGTACGGCGGCGGCCGCTTGGTTCCCTGGCGCGGACTGGCGGTGCATGATCACCGCGGCGTCAATGTTTCTCCGGCGTCGCTCGGCGGCGTGCGCAACGTTTCTTTCATCACCGGCTGCCTGATATTGCTGCGCGTTTCGTTGCTCGAGAAAATCGGCTGGGAGGATGAACGTTTCTTTATGTATTTGGATGATATCGAGCTGTGCGCGAGAATTCTTTCAAAAGGCTATGATTTGCTTTATATTCCGCAGGCCATCATTTACCACAAGGTTTTGGGAGAAGAAGAGATCGCTTTCAAAGTTTATTATGGCGCGCGCAACCGGCTTCTGCTCATCGGCATCGTCTTCAAAGGCTTGCCGGGAGTCATTGCAAAAACGTATTTTTTGACAGTCATCACTGGCAAGCTTATTTTCTGGCGGTTTGCCAATCCCGCTTTTTTCAAGGCGGCCGCCTTTGGCTTGCAGGATTTTTTTGCTGGCAGATTTTATGAAGGCCGCGGCCCGTCAGAATTTCTGAAGCAGAATCGGCATGAATGA
- a CDS encoding glycosyltransferase family 2 protein, with protein MNEHTPTSRGNAPLVVAVVLNWNGYDDTAKCVLSLQKAAYANLQIILVDHASTDGSAGRLERDFPELPFIKLSHNGGYAAGNNAGIKLALERRADYVLVLNNDVVVEPGFLWPMVQLAEKNPAAGVVTCKALLQSGNGRIYCTGGNLSRLRCGGVPLPPGERDREGEVQFISGCILLARREVFEKLGSFDERFFMYFEDVEFSRRVRRQFKLFYTPAGVVYHKSGGGDKWKNYTETYLYYTSRNRLWVFQNESRAYRLYVILYGFLNAFAKSAVIAAHSFPVRRQENRSEKRLMALWRGMRDGMFGNPAQNNQDDLSNEYAPPPDIIGERELGESL; from the coding sequence ATGAATGAACATACGCCAACATCCCGCGGCAATGCCCCGCTGGTTGTCGCCGTCGTCTTGAACTGGAACGGTTATGACGATACGGCAAAATGCGTTTTATCTTTGCAAAAAGCGGCCTATGCCAACCTGCAAATCATTCTTGTCGATCATGCCTCCACCGATGGCAGCGCCGGCAGACTGGAACGGGATTTCCCGGAGTTGCCGTTCATCAAGCTCTCGCATAACGGCGGCTATGCCGCAGGCAATAATGCCGGAATCAAGCTGGCTCTGGAACGTCGAGCGGATTACGTTTTAGTTTTGAATAACGATGTTGTCGTTGAGCCCGGATTTCTCTGGCCAATGGTCCAGCTTGCCGAAAAAAATCCGGCGGCGGGAGTCGTGACCTGCAAAGCATTGCTCCAGTCGGGAAACGGGCGCATTTATTGCACGGGGGGAAATCTCAGCCGGCTGCGCTGCGGCGGCGTCCCGCTGCCGCCAGGCGAGCGGGATCGCGAGGGCGAGGTGCAATTCATTTCCGGATGCATTCTTCTCGCCCGGCGGGAAGTATTCGAAAAGCTTGGTAGCTTTGACGAACGTTTCTTCATGTATTTCGAGGATGTGGAGTTTTCACGGCGGGTCAGGCGCCAGTTCAAGCTTTTTTACACGCCCGCGGGCGTCGTTTATCACAAAAGCGGCGGGGGCGACAAATGGAAGAACTATACCGAAACCTATCTGTATTATACCTCTCGAAACCGTCTGTGGGTTTTTCAAAATGAATCACGAGCCTACCGGCTGTATGTGATTTTGTATGGCTTTCTAAATGCGTTTGCCAAATCCGCTGTTATTGCCGCCCATTCATTTCCGGTGCGACGGCAGGAAAACCGTTCGGAAAAACGGCTGATGGCGCTTTGGCGAGGAATGCGAGACGGGATGTTTGGGAATCCCGCTCAGAACAATCAGGATGATTTATCAAATGAGTACGCCCCCCCCCCCGACATTATCGGCGAAAGAGAATTGGGAGAGAGTTTATAG
- a CDS encoding methyltransferase domain-containing protein, giving the protein MIYQMSTPPPPTLSAKENWERVYRDLARYQDLYLYQQQLVELICEKIPALRDARILEVGCGKGNEIVQLAKRGGACLGLDFSESAMAWMQTRLAKEGMRMPLIRGDARRLPFKIASFDLVFSQGVLEHFANPGDVLQEQRHVMRNGGIIVIEVPNKWNVYTIYKKILLAMNRWPPGWETEYSPRELKVLLRQNGFEVLDCVGWDFFIVKIFRKLRKILGLKDKLESPFARSLRRRLQRNPILLNFFLSLTIVARKKDGGEHNANFRTYSRHTRVH; this is encoded by the coding sequence ATGATTTATCAAATGAGTACGCCCCCCCCCCCGACATTATCGGCGAAAGAGAATTGGGAGAGAGTTTATAGAGACCTGGCGCGCTACCAGGATTTGTATTTATACCAGCAGCAATTGGTCGAGTTGATTTGCGAAAAAATCCCGGCGTTGCGCGATGCCAGAATTCTCGAAGTGGGTTGCGGCAAAGGCAACGAAATCGTTCAGTTGGCAAAAAGAGGCGGGGCGTGCCTGGGATTGGATTTCTCCGAATCTGCCATGGCCTGGATGCAAACCCGCCTGGCAAAAGAGGGCATGCGAATGCCGCTGATTCGCGGCGACGCCAGGCGTCTTCCTTTCAAAATCGCTTCTTTTGATTTGGTTTTTTCGCAGGGCGTGCTCGAGCATTTCGCCAACCCTGGAGATGTGTTGCAGGAGCAGCGGCACGTTATGCGAAACGGCGGCATAATCGTAATCGAAGTCCCCAACAAGTGGAATGTCTACACGATTTACAAAAAAATACTGCTGGCGATGAACCGCTGGCCGCCGGGCTGGGAAACGGAATACTCGCCGCGCGAGCTAAAGGTTCTTTTGCGGCAAAACGGCTTCGAGGTTCTCGATTGCGTTGGCTGGGATTTTTTTATTGTGAAAATCTTCCGCAAACTCCGCAAGATACTTGGATTGAAAGACAAGCTCGAAAGCCCTTTTGCCCGCTCCCTGCGGCGGCGATTGCAGCGCAATCCCATTTTGCTCAATTTTTTTCTGAGCCTGACCATCGTCGCCCGGAAAAAAGACGGCGGCGAGCACAATGCAAATTTCAGGACGTACAGCCGTCATACCCGCGTGCATTGA
- a CDS encoding glycosyltransferase, with the protein MKILLITPRVPYPPYRGDKLKIFNLIKRLSRRHEIHLICFAQTRQDLENLQHLGTYCRHIDHVKLPVWLSLLKCFAGLFTQIPLQVQYFKSRRMQNLINQACRQHHFDVIHTHLIRMAQYTAEKHRPVKVLDLTDAVSLYLQRFTARAKNPFVKLLLKIELRRMMRYERILEKFNACFVCSEPDREQLRKTAPEAAIKLIPNGVDLEYFSPNGSLTDIDPNKIIFTGNLSYFPNIDGILYFTDEIFPLIKREMPAAQLYIVGQSPPAKVRALASRDVIVTGFVEDIKQHYVSSAVAVSPIRFGAGTLNKIIEPLALGVPVVATSVGVEGLEVIQGEDILVADQPQAFARHVVRVLQEPSLREKLRQGGMAVIRKQYDWDPIVARLEEMYHDLVRQKSGEEKSKALSVVD; encoded by the coding sequence ATGAAAATACTCTTAATCACCCCCCGCGTGCCGTATCCTCCTTATCGCGGGGACAAGCTCAAAATCTTCAACCTCATCAAGCGCCTGTCCCGGCGCCATGAGATTCATCTCATTTGCTTTGCGCAAACCCGCCAGGATTTGGAGAATTTGCAGCATCTAGGCACGTATTGCCGGCATATCGATCATGTCAAGCTGCCGGTGTGGCTGTCGCTGTTGAAATGCTTTGCGGGTTTGTTCACCCAGATTCCGCTGCAAGTGCAATACTTCAAATCGCGCCGCATGCAGAATCTCATCAATCAGGCCTGCCGGCAGCATCATTTCGACGTCATTCATACGCATTTGATTCGCATGGCGCAATATACCGCAGAGAAGCATCGGCCGGTTAAGGTTCTGGATTTGACCGATGCGGTTTCGCTTTATCTCCAGCGGTTCACCGCGCGCGCAAAAAATCCCTTCGTAAAACTGCTGCTCAAAATTGAGCTGCGGCGCATGATGCGCTATGAGCGGATTCTGGAAAAATTCAACGCCTGCTTCGTGTGCTCCGAGCCGGATCGCGAACAATTGCGCAAAACCGCGCCGGAAGCGGCGATCAAGCTCATTCCCAACGGCGTTGATTTGGAATATTTTTCGCCCAACGGCAGCCTCACGGATATTGATCCCAACAAAATTATTTTTACCGGCAATCTCAGCTATTTTCCCAATATCGATGGCATTCTCTATTTCACTGACGAGATTTTTCCGCTGATCAAGAGGGAGATGCCCGCCGCCCAACTCTACATCGTGGGCCAATCGCCGCCGGCAAAAGTGCGGGCTTTGGCTTCACGCGACGTGATTGTGACGGGTTTTGTCGAGGATATCAAGCAACACTATGTGAGCAGCGCGGTGGCGGTTTCGCCGATCCGCTTCGGCGCCGGCACGTTGAATAAAATCATCGAGCCGCTGGCGCTGGGCGTGCCGGTGGTGGCGACCTCAGTGGGGGTGGAAGGTTTGGAGGTAATTCAAGGGGAGGACATTTTGGTGGCGGATCAGCCGCAGGCGTTTGCGCGGCATGTAGTGCGCGTGTTGCAAGAGCCGTCATTGCGCGAGAAACTGCGCCAGGGCGGCATGGCGGTGATTCGAAAACAGTACGATTGGGATCCGATCGTGGCCCGCCTCGAGGAAATGTACCACGATTTGGTGAGACAAAAATCGGGGGAGGAAAAATCGAAAGCCTTATCTGTTGTGGATTAG
- a CDS encoding Uma2 family endonuclease: MPSDLLTKSMPRAVPPSEKFTYSEFCSRVQEQKADLIRGEIIMASPATIGHERLTGFLFFILHAFADEKKLGLVLGSRVAMKLDDENAPEPDLMFVSNDRLHLLGKTEIFGPADVAIEIISPGSRRLDAVEKRELYAEHGVPEYWLIDPYCQEAHFWRNEQGEWREMPVDANGIFHSRVILGFWLRVDWLFAAERPNALNVAGMILAGEPAGK, from the coding sequence ATGCCTTCCGATTTGCTGACCAAATCCATGCCGCGCGCCGTGCCGCCTTCGGAGAAATTCACCTACAGCGAGTTTTGCAGCCGCGTACAAGAGCAGAAGGCCGACTTAATTCGAGGGGAGATCATTATGGCATCGCCTGCGACTATCGGACATGAAAGATTGACGGGATTTTTGTTTTTTATTTTGCATGCTTTCGCCGATGAAAAAAAGCTCGGCCTCGTTCTGGGCTCGCGCGTGGCCATGAAGCTCGATGACGAGAATGCGCCGGAGCCGGATTTGATGTTTGTCAGCAACGATCGGCTGCATTTGTTGGGTAAAACAGAGATTTTTGGGCCAGCGGATGTGGCCATCGAAATCATTTCTCCGGGAAGCCGGCGTCTGGACGCCGTCGAAAAAAGAGAGCTTTATGCCGAACACGGTGTGCCGGAGTACTGGCTCATCGATCCCTATTGTCAGGAAGCACATTTTTGGCGAAATGAACAGGGCGAATGGCGCGAAATGCCGGTCGATGCCAACGGAATTTTTCACTCTCGCGTGATTTTAGGATTCTGGCTGCGCGTTGATTGGCTGTTTGCTGCCGAAAGGCCAAACGCGCTTAATGTTGCCGGGATGATTCTGGCGGGAGAGCCGGCGGGGAAATAA